The genomic stretch atcagaagaagccatgtcacgcgtgactacttctgccatgttttttcagggacatgacaactgatttccGCGGGAACGGATTTTCTAAAAATAggctcatttgtgactgtgctgaggagcccacccatgccataacaacactcttatccaATAGTGATCTTGTGAGATGGGATTTGAGGACAAAACGTCCATAACTTTGATGAAACACCAAGGGCACTCCAAGGAAAGGAGGGTTCCAAGGCATTCCGGAACCTCCCTTGAAAACCATAGTTTCTGTCATCCAAATTTGTAATCACTAAATAGATGAAAGCATCTACAAtattggacaaaactcttgggaaaaattggGGCATCATTGGACATCGAACATCATCGGAGATGCACTCACATAGAAAGTCTATTGTCCCCACCCCCTCTCCCCATACCAATGTTAATACGGTGGAAAATACTTTGCAAGTCTTTGGCCGTCTCTAAACCAACATTAGATTAAGGGGAGGGGGAAAGTATGGAGAAATtaatctttatcacacagacataTAAGGAAAGGACCATTTAATTTTCAAGGGAGTAttaaggtaagagaggtaattcctcatattggccctattcccaacGTAATcactcttaagttatttttagatctcttgcgagatccggtattcccacgagggttaattGATAGCAAATCAGATGTCCCCATTTTtgccaatgttgacagctgagcgaattcccacgcaatgattcgcgtcgttgtCAACATTGGTGAAAATGGGggcatatgattggctatcagttaaccctcgagggaataccggatctcgcaggagatctaaaaataacataagcgggattacgatgggaatagggccaatatgagggactACCTCTcataccttcatactctcttgccATTTTATAGTGGCCACGGTTTTTTGTCCAACATTGTAGGTCGTATGCTTCTTGCAGATATCGTTACCGCAGATTGAAAATTTGAAACGTTTGGAGCCCGAATTAAATAAAGAACTCGAACCGATTAATTAGTCCTGAATATTATTGAGTGTTCACAAATCTTTCGATTGTAAGGTTTTGTGCTTTTCACACCAGAAACTACTGACTTTCTTTGTTAATCTGAATTTAATTGAAATAGCCTCTTCTGCAAAAACTCTGGTTACGTCCCTGCAACTCCGACAGTCTTTTCCATTAAGTCAAAACTATAGTGCCGGAGTCGCTAGCGGAAGAATAAAGGGCTACCAGCCATCTCATCGCAGTAAATATCGCCACCAATCAATTCGCCACTAAGCAATTCTCGTTTCTATTAGAACTTTGCCGCTTAGTGGCGACTTTGTTTTTGGCGAACGTTTCTCATTCTCGAAcattgattggtttattttctcactttttcttGCGCCTCCGGCCATGAGGTTTCACACAGCGGCGACGTAGTTGGAAGTGGAATCCGTGGAAATCAGCGACCTTTAGATTGGAATCGCcgtgcgagcagagcctctcaaAAATTCTCCAGAGAGCGAGAAAGCGAGGCTCTGCAGAAaacgtgtcaagtcttttaggTCGCCGTAGCCCAcctttctgggctagtcactccagtcaaaccggtttaggtaACGCGCGCATCATAAGgtgaaggtcaaaatcgagccttcaggacgaaaatcaaaatggcgtcttgaagtgcgatcgagacttggcctgggtttgaaactgtcccCGAGCAACGGCTCGCGCAcactcaataaagacttaacacgatttctgcagagtttCTGCCATGCTAGCAGGGTGGATTGGAATATAATAGGAATACCTTTCCAGTTTTAAATACATgcggtaagaaaaaaaaaacccatttcCAAGTAGAAATAGTCCGAGAAAACGAACACTCCAAGGAAGAACATGAGAGTTGTAAGCTTGGGGTCGTTGGCTCCTGTTAACGTCTACGGATATGAAAATATACAGAAAAGATAACTTCTCACCAAGTAGATAATAGGAATGAATAAGCCGAAACTCCCAAAAATTAGAGACATAACCACAAATGTATAGGTAGGAAATTTCCACACGCTGCAGTATAACGCGATCTCgctctcttctttttcttcaactTTGTTctggttgtttttgttgttctcgtcactgttgttgttgtccttGTTGTTGACGACGTTTTCTTCGGACGATGTTTCTTGTACGTTTGGATTGAAACTCAAACTTAACAAGCATGCCAAGGTAAATGTTATCGACATAATTCTGAACGTGCCTCGCCATCCAAACGAGTCTATCAAAAATTGAACTAATGGACCAGTGTAAATAATTCCCAAACTTGCTCCCAGACAAACTATGCCTGTGGCCATGGACAACTGCTTTTTAAAATACTTCGCCACAATGAGGTAGCTGGAGTTGTAGAGAAGACATCCACCCAAGCCGTACACCAGACTGTGCGTGAAGTACATGCAAGAAAGGCTTTGGacaaatgaagtaaaaaataagcCCGCAATACACAGCAGCCCTCCAAGGAAAGCTGTAATGCGGCAGCCAAAACGATCACAAAAATAGCCAGCCAGCGGACTGGCAAACCATGTCATGCCTAATGTTGCTGATCCGACgaaagctgaaaaaaaaaatcagtgacGACAGCATTAGTATCTCATCAACAGCCGATGATGACCTCGTCTCTTTTTAGCACTGAAGAAGACTTTCATTGAAACAAGATATTTGTGTTAGAATAACGCAATCATTGTAAACGTTGGCTAAACTACAGAGAACACATGAACACTTTGGAGCCATCGAATAAAGAACCAGATCAAAACTAACACTCCAGAAGGTACACCAAAAGATCTATTGCCTATTTATTTTCTCCTTTGCCAGGTCACAGAAGCTGAATGAGCTGAGATGGCGGTTTCAGCTTGCTACCTTTCCGTTTTCTTTGTATGGAAGGTGAAGTAGACCTTATTTTTTCGAAACTCCGTGAgagtatttaaggacggtgcctactattgttattacgcatacgttctgcgcatctcgagatactcggatttcctatcggtgatgcttactaatacaggaatatttttgtgcggtttaaaactatccgaaaaaagtagatcttagtaagtactcttggtatccaaaaagaaaattgggggtaaccatgcatttttgagagataattaagtttcaatttgagaaagaacgccatacattgctttgtattttaaaatattattcatgaattatctttgaaaaatgcgtggttacccccaattatctttttggattttaataacacttgttaagatctacatttcctgcataatcacacaccggggcaaaaatattgttaattagtaggcaccgtccttaaggacaaCTACAACAAGTCatatggtaagtttcatcgattttcattctcaatttctttcaaatttctaGACTTGAACTTCGATTCATATGTGTCTCTTATTTCCCCATATAAACCCTATATTGTCACAAATAGAGTGCCTGGGCTACCTCTTTAGAAAGCTGATGGGAGGTCACGTTGTTCTAGCCTACGAGCAGGCTCTTTTGTAGCCGCGAGAGGATTGGGGCTCTTTTACAAGCCCCAATCCTTTCGCGGATACAAAAGagcctaatctcgtacccagatctcactctgtcactggaaatgtgagatctggtaaagttcgacagtacaccatttttcattggctactaaaaaaaggttgcggcaatgcaatctacgctccgattgggtTATTTCACGGGGcggaaggtttggttttcgcaagctcgtgtgctgttttgaataaatgccagttgtgcggaggaaagttttgttttttccgacgccggaaagctttacagttgagaaaaatcattttaaaaatttgcgacgtttgtgtaaatggtaccgacgaaaaccccacgtaccctgccactcgaataaagttctgcatAGCTCGCTACGAGGtccgcagaaactaataaattcgagttgaagtatgtaatttattcaaaacagtatttctcgttcttaaagcgtgactcgcgaattaagtagtgatcaatagtgaattttacggttagattaactacatttttcacgagatcatgtcaagaaaatagcgctcgttgtagtgattaggtctaagcccTCTTTAACaatttcgctttcaatttacggtttggttaactatacttttcacgagattgtgtgaagaaagtagcactcgtttactgattaagcgtaagcgttcgtttcagtgattaggcctaaaccctctttaaaatttttgctttcaatttgcggtttggctaactacactttgcacgagatcgtgtgaagaaaatagcactcgtttattgattaagcctaaacaatctcgaccgttcaaaaacaatcgcctgtagcccttctttctgtttcggcttaagattaaggtttccttgtcctctacccaaagaatctcttcaagaatactctcgaaatccatgtttatttcgcaaaatcacccaaaatcacaacagagagtaagaacatgcgcagtgatagaaaagcccgtatttcgggcctcgctggcactgagcatgctcgaaatcgaactttaccagatctcccttccgtatgaccgtgggagatctgggtacgagattaaaaAGAGCCTGCTCGCAAGCTAACAGAGCAGTCAAGTGGAAATGTCGAGCATTCGTTGCTCTGTTTGCGTGACTTTTTGAACTTTCTGAATTCTACCTAAAGAGATTACTTGTGGCAAGAATCTCTCAGTGAGCATCATGAAATTGATACTTTATCTTTTGATTTTATACAGTCTCGCAGATTTTGGGCGTGATGTACACGTAGTTCTATTGAccataggctcgatttccagccgttttgggagTGTGGTAACATCCTACTCCCGACGAACGGCTGGATGACTGGTCTGCGTCGTTTGTCCGTGACGTAGCACCTAGAggaattttattttgtattcagCCAATTGTATTTAGTACTTGGCAGGCGGGcgactttctgattggtggaaaatacaTTTGGCTGGACCAGTGATTTCAGCCGTAGCGTGCGCGGGGGAACGCGGGCGCACAAAACGGCTGGTTAATAGAGCCTACATTGATTGGCGATCAAAGACGGAAGCTTCAACATCTTTTCTTTGGCTCTATGAACGCTGAATGTACGTGCACTTTTTGTCCTGCCCGTATTGCTTTCGCAAAAACCTACGAAGAAACTTTGAGTCGAGTCGAGTCGAGTCTGGCTTATTTCTTACCCTTCACACAAATATGTCGGGAAATTTCTCAAAAGAGCTCGGAGAGGCTTGTAGTTGGAGTAAGAGAAATTTCGAAGTCATGCCTTTATATGACAATGCTATTTGTGGTAGCTGCCTTCCGCCGGATTTGTTCATTGTTGCACAGAAACGCCCAGTTGAGTCTCTAGATTGACATACCCGCGGTctgtctgcagtctgcggttTACACTGACTGGGGTTCTCAGCGTCCATGAAATGGACACCAAATTAGCGTTTCCTGCCGGAAAAACCAGTTTCACAGTTAGCCTGTGGAGCTATACCAGTTTTTATCTTGGTATGATATGACAACTACGATATTTACCGATAtttaacacttaaataaaactTAACTTCACTGAGATTGTCTAACTCAAACTGGTTGCctctttccttcttttctttgctGGGCGTCGAAGAAATGCGAGAAAAAGCGATCTTTGCAAAGATGACACGCAAATCCACTATTCACCCAATCATCCCATCTAAACGCGCTCTTGTTCACAACTATTTTTTGTGAAAAGTGCTTTGTCACCGCAacacaaaattttgaaataacattgaaaaGCTGGAACGTATCTTTTTTTCGTAAATGTTCCGGCAAATTGGTGAGGCCCGGCAACTAACCTGTTCTTTCTATAGTCTCGTCAAAACTTGACATCAATTCCGGAAACAAAACTCCAAAGCTAAGCCCAAAGCCGATGTTAATAGCATTGCAGACGGCCGCTGAAATACACACAACCCAAGACCATGAACTATCTTGGGAATGCCTTCCCCTGAAAAAGCACGATAAGCTGCGTTGCATTACGCTCAGGCTTTTAGAAACGAGGTCGGACAAAGCCATGCTCTGTTTGTTCTCTTTGAAGCCAATACTCTATGCCTGCATGGCAAAAAAGCAGGTTTGAAGCAGGTCATTGGCCCATGATTTCTTGATAGATTTGG from Montipora capricornis isolate CH-2021 chromosome 12, ASM3666992v2, whole genome shotgun sequence encodes the following:
- the LOC138026493 gene encoding monocarboxylate transporter 10-like, whose translation is MALSDLVSKSLSVMQRSLSCFFRGRHSQDSSWSWVVCISAAVCNAINIGFGLSFGVLFPELMSSFDETIERTAFVGSATLGMTWFASPLAGYFCDRFGCRITAFLGGLLCIAGLFFTSFVQSLSCMYFTHSLVYGLGGCLLYNSSYLIVAKYFKKQLSMATGIVCLGASLGIIYTGPLVQFLIDSFGWRGTFRIMSITFTLACLLSLSFNPNVQETSSEENVVNNKDNNNSDENNKNNQNKVEEKEESEIALYCSVWKFPTYTFVVMSLIFGSFGLFIPIIYLVKYSEEVGISAQKASRLFIFVGLASSIARLVSGRLCNADRVNAVYIYQASLLLASVSTFLLPFATTYWELILYSAAYGLSDGVFITTNGFIVLSCVDAKRRTAAFSINNVLYAVTAAAGGPIVGVIVDKTGNYVYSFYMTGGVLLTAFLIPMVLIVLSRRRSKVGPLDCEQTDEGVDRGGRRAVGTHYNAHENN